A DNA window from Theobroma cacao cultivar B97-61/B2 chromosome 5, Criollo_cocoa_genome_V2, whole genome shotgun sequence contains the following coding sequences:
- the LOC18598436 gene encoding RING-H2 finger protein ATL70 translates to MNSTTDSGGFLGSNNIGGFGYGIGVSVGILLLITTITLVSYFCTRTPPPQAPPRARQEPTLDPESLVVDLGLDEETIKSYPKLLYSEAKLHNKDSTSSCCSICLADYKSSDTLRLLPDCNHLFHLKCVDPWLRLHPTCPVCRTSPIPTPLSTPLAEVVPLSSRPGG, encoded by the coding sequence ATGAACAGCACAACAGATTCTGGGGGATTTCTTGGCTCCAACAACATTGGTGGATTTGGATATGGCATAGGAGTTTCTGTTGGGATCCTCCTGCTTATCACAACCATCACACTGGTTTCTTACTTCTGCACCAGGACTCCACCACCCCAAGCGCCACCAAGGGCTAGACAAGAGCCTACACTTGATCCTGAGAGCCTTGTCGTCGATCTAGGCCTGGATGAGGAAACCATAAAGAGCTATCCGAAGCTGCTATACTCCGAGGCCAAGCTCCACAACAAAGATTCTACATCTTCGTGCTGCTCCATATGTTTGGCAGATTACAAGAGTAGCGATACGCTAAGGCTGCTGCCTGATTGCAACCATCTCTTCCATCTAAAGTGTGTTGACCCCTGGTTGAGGCTGCACCCGACATGTCCGGTCTGCAGGACATCTCCAATCCCAACGCCCTTGTCCACGCCACTTGCTGAGGTGGTTCCCTTGTCAAGCAGGCCTGGTGGTTGA